Proteins from a single region of Chryseomicrobium sp. FSL W7-1435:
- a CDS encoding tetratricopeptide repeat protein: MNYKLYVLNELEQQNLYYDPLSLPYSKLVDERDLTDKELEAVLKRIGVSNFVVEQKLSHIKNLLQLFMKHLIYTDYDKAEFVYSEVATYDNFLPYTDHSRLASLLKIRYFQVKKDKGRIKSLLSQLKKERKYFTPLEELLYEYLQGLNELNLGDYEAANKRLDHVIRNTSSLYGFEGEVYYHLSLIKTYLEEPSRAIYYGKKALDYLSQQYNYRRILHAQMSLAINCAYAKIYEDAIEYYEHLLRNSQLLNQQELLPHIYHNMGDLYFKMKNFSLSIAYFNMAVNHYEKEDVHFASALLNLGLTEMEMDKKEDASRTFNRLYDVSERLSFKNYSLYAEYYLKLLLDEYDGAYEYLEQVVIPYTKSQPSERNFEIIFSDMLVNYYKDKGQFEKAFSYITDDKYN; encoded by the coding sequence ATGAATTATAAACTATATGTCCTAAATGAATTGGAACAGCAAAACTTGTACTATGATCCCTTATCTCTTCCTTATTCTAAATTAGTCGATGAGCGTGATTTGACCGATAAGGAATTAGAAGCTGTTCTTAAACGTATTGGAGTCAGTAATTTTGTGGTAGAGCAAAAGCTTTCACACATAAAAAACTTATTGCAATTGTTTATGAAACACCTCATCTATACTGATTACGATAAAGCTGAATTTGTTTATTCAGAGGTTGCTACATATGACAACTTTCTTCCTTATACGGATCACAGTCGTTTAGCGTCTTTGTTAAAAATTAGATACTTTCAAGTTAAAAAGGATAAGGGGAGAATAAAGTCTTTACTGAGTCAATTAAAAAAAGAACGAAAGTACTTTACTCCATTAGAAGAATTACTTTATGAGTACTTACAAGGGCTAAACGAGTTAAACCTAGGTGATTATGAAGCAGCAAATAAGAGGCTTGATCACGTTATTAGAAACACATCTTCTTTATATGGATTTGAGGGTGAAGTTTATTATCATTTAAGCTTAATTAAAACTTATTTAGAGGAACCTAGCCGAGCCATCTATTACGGGAAAAAGGCTTTGGACTATTTAAGTCAGCAATATAATTATAGAAGAATTTTGCACGCTCAAATGTCATTAGCTATTAATTGTGCCTATGCAAAAATTTATGAAGATGCAATCGAATACTATGAGCATTTACTGCGCAATTCTCAATTGTTGAACCAACAAGAACTTCTTCCGCATATTTATCACAATATGGGCGATTTGTATTTCAAAATGAAAAACTTCTCATTATCAATAGCCTATTTTAATATGGCAGTTAACCACTATGAAAAAGAAGATGTTCATTTCGCAAGCGCGCTTTTAAATTTAGGTTTAACGGAAATGGAGATGGATAAAAAAGAGGATGCTTCTCGAACTTTTAATCGTCTGTATGATGTTTCTGAGCGTCTATCATTTAAAAATTATAGCTTATATGCTGAGTACTATTTGAAACTTCTTCTGGATGAGTATGATGGGGCCTACGAATATTTAGAACAAGTTGTTATTCCCTACACTAAGTCTCAGCCGAGTGAAAGAAACTTTGAAATCATTTTCTCCGACATGCTAGTCAACTACTATAAAGACAAAGGGCAGTTTGAAAAAGCCTTTTCCTATATCACGGATGACAAATACAACTAA
- a CDS encoding STAS domain-containing protein: MGKRFREFALPAVVINEQLEMIDASEEYIEKYGWKRTFLSNVDSGSQSKVAKFIGKLKVGEPLEVSLVGKSGNLEFVDLFVTWSRGEGVVLVVQKSSQYSLVSSKLGLLQTELSIRNSELVEEKDRVQSLLVGMQELSAPAIVVKEGVTLIPLFGALELNQMTLIFNRLLTHFVEEQTQIAILDFTASGDFGLENWQGVDQFVKSASIMGVRVIVSGLHPKQVKALNELEIQIGSTHYYAKLAAALQSI, from the coding sequence ATGGGAAAAAGATTTCGTGAGTTCGCCTTACCGGCTGTTGTAATTAATGAACAACTTGAGATGATAGATGCCTCTGAAGAATACATTGAAAAGTATGGTTGGAAACGCACTTTCCTATCAAATGTAGATTCAGGAAGTCAATCTAAAGTAGCTAAGTTTATTGGTAAATTAAAAGTTGGCGAGCCATTAGAAGTGAGCCTTGTAGGAAAGTCTGGAAACTTAGAGTTTGTCGATTTGTTTGTCACTTGGAGTCGCGGTGAAGGTGTCGTCCTTGTTGTGCAAAAATCTTCCCAATATTCGTTAGTAAGTTCTAAGCTTGGCTTATTACAAACAGAGCTATCCATTCGAAATTCTGAGTTAGTTGAAGAAAAAGACAGAGTGCAAAGTTTGTTAGTAGGGATGCAAGAACTGTCAGCGCCTGCAATCGTTGTAAAAGAAGGAGTTACGTTGATTCCTCTCTTTGGGGCATTGGAACTCAACCAAATGACTCTGATTTTCAACCGATTACTAACGCATTTCGTCGAAGAACAAACCCAAATAGCCATTTTAGATTTCACCGCATCAGGTGATTTTGGTTTAGAAAACTGGCAAGGTGTTGATCAATTTGTTAAATCTGCTTCTATCATGGGCGTCAGGGTCATCGTCTCTGGTCTTCATCCCAAACAAGTAAAAGCTCTAAACGAACTTGAAATTCAAATTGGTTCCACGCACTACTATGCGAAACTTGCGGCAGCTCTACAATCCATCTAA
- a CDS encoding cobalamin B12-binding domain-containing protein — protein sequence MNKIYQLASLLLEGEEELALQLIEQEIERTSRQQMMNDLLTPAMQHIGQLWENNQITVADEHLATAICDFILSRLDIQLQPQLRTEKTVLLMGVQDEEHYIGLKMVSSIFKQNGWRVRYLGPNMPETHALKAIERWNPDVIAISAALVHRIMAIQSLVLKLKEEHPSLAVVIGGRITELIDLHTLLPSSVHIMESLPALEQWIKEGGPNGKKIS from the coding sequence TTGAATAAAATCTATCAGCTTGCCTCCCTTTTACTAGAAGGTGAGGAAGAACTAGCTTTACAGCTGATTGAACAAGAGATAGAGCGGACATCAAGACAACAAATGATGAATGATTTATTGACCCCCGCTATGCAACACATCGGGCAATTGTGGGAAAACAATCAGATCACTGTGGCAGACGAACATCTAGCTACCGCTATTTGTGACTTTATCTTATCTCGATTAGATATTCAGCTACAACCTCAGCTTCGCACTGAAAAAACCGTTTTACTGATGGGTGTACAAGATGAAGAACATTACATTGGCTTAAAAATGGTCAGCAGTATTTTTAAACAAAATGGTTGGCGCGTACGCTATTTAGGGCCTAATATGCCAGAGACACATGCTTTAAAAGCCATTGAACGTTGGAATCCAGATGTCATTGCGATCTCTGCAGCACTTGTCCACCGCATCATGGCCATTCAAAGTCTGGTATTAAAACTGAAAGAAGAACACCCTTCTTTAGCAGTCGTTATTGGCGGTCGAATTACTGAATTAATTGATTTACATACTCTCCTTCCATCTTCCGTGCATATCATGGAGTCACTTCCAGCACTTGAACAATGGATTAAAGAAGGTGGACCAAATGGGAAAAAGATTTCGTGA
- a CDS encoding antibiotic biosynthesis monooxygenase family protein — translation MYVVTSTFLVPPEKAQEVIAIYKQRSRKVDKEPGFIRFHLLQNSKKSGEITVYMEWNTRTDYLTWVRSQQFKDIHELEKQYPDQELAGIVPTIHQYEVVAT, via the coding sequence ATGTATGTTGTAACATCTACATTTCTGGTACCACCAGAAAAAGCACAAGAGGTCATTGCAATTTACAAGCAAAGGTCCCGTAAAGTTGATAAAGAACCTGGTTTCATTAGGTTCCATTTATTACAGAATTCTAAAAAATCTGGTGAGATAACCGTTTATATGGAGTGGAACACTCGTACTGATTATTTAACGTGGGTACGCAGCCAACAATTTAAAGATATTCATGAGCTGGAAAAGCAGTATCCAGATCAAGAACTAGCAGGAATCGTACCAACAATACATCAATATGAGGTGGTAGCTACGTGA
- a CDS encoding response regulator transcription factor translates to MAETILIVEDELKIARVLQLELEYEGYKTKLAHTGMDGLLLFRDGGIDLVILDVMLPEMNGFEVLKRIRATDEQIPVILVTAKSTVKDKVEGLDLGANDYITKPFEMEEVFARIRSALRRANSEKIEGIHVGGIIVDEARHEVKVDQHSVQLTPREFELLAYFMKNPLQVLTREQILDAVWGYDYYGDTNVVDVYVRYIRKKIDTPERTFIQTVRGVGYLLKETRHEA, encoded by the coding sequence ATGGCTGAAACAATATTAATCGTTGAAGATGAGTTGAAAATAGCGCGAGTCTTACAACTAGAATTGGAATATGAGGGGTATAAAACAAAATTGGCACATACCGGTATGGATGGACTATTACTATTTCGAGATGGTGGAATTGATTTAGTTATACTGGATGTTATGCTTCCCGAAATGAACGGTTTTGAAGTGTTGAAACGCATACGTGCAACGGATGAACAAATTCCTGTGATTCTAGTCACTGCAAAAAGCACGGTCAAGGATAAAGTGGAAGGACTTGATCTAGGAGCGAATGATTATATAACCAAACCTTTCGAAATGGAGGAGGTTTTTGCCCGTATTCGTTCGGCTTTGCGTCGTGCTAACAGTGAGAAGATAGAGGGCATTCATGTAGGTGGGATCATTGTCGATGAAGCACGCCATGAGGTGAAAGTCGATCAGCATTCCGTTCAGCTAACACCCCGTGAATTTGAATTGCTTGCTTACTTTATGAAAAATCCTCTGCAAGTTTTGACAAGAGAACAGATTTTAGATGCGGTCTGGGGCTACGATTACTATGGAGATACAAATGTTGTAGATGTCTATGTCCGCTATATTAGGAAAAAGATTGATACGCCGGAGCGAACATTTATCCAAACGGTACGAGGTGTGGGGTATTTGTTGAAGGAGACCCGACATGAAGCTTAA
- a CDS encoding HAMP domain-containing sensor histidine kinase, producing MKLKAKIHLFSTVVAVVTLVVVNGLSYYLFEQFSYSNASAPLRNDVQQVAAAFTDVTDVTQIPTVLRAYVPENGALRIVDGDSLISSIETVEGLYNYRTTIAASEPYTRTENDSGTILSVSTTALLGTGEVVTIELHQQAAELDAMLALLFRTFLIATVLGAVLLFTSNFILGRQVTAPIERLIGHMRSNREQGTYQVVAVEEDKKDEPAQMSREFNAMMEKLEENYVKQEQFVSNAAHELKTPLTIIESYANLLKRRGTADVHVTAEAIEAITSETERMKWLIEQFLELARSQQSLDVELEELDVVPLVTALVEQLQRVYGRDIQLSSPEKVMHKTDPARLRQLLTVIIDNAQKYSEQPIRIDIDMQQIRIRDEGEGIPQSAIPHLFDRFYRVDQARTRSKGGSGIGLAIAKELATQLAMTIEVQSKEGVGTTVLLTFD from the coding sequence ATGAAGCTTAAAGCAAAAATCCATTTATTTTCTACTGTAGTAGCGGTAGTGACATTGGTCGTCGTAAATGGACTTTCGTATTATCTGTTTGAACAATTCTCTTATTCCAATGCTTCTGCACCTCTTCGAAATGACGTGCAACAAGTAGCTGCTGCATTTACAGATGTTACGGACGTAACGCAAATCCCGACAGTGTTGCGGGCTTACGTGCCAGAAAATGGCGCTTTGCGCATTGTCGATGGGGACTCACTTATCTCTTCTATTGAAACAGTTGAAGGATTGTACAATTATAGAACTACGATTGCAGCAAGTGAGCCATACACTCGGACTGAAAACGACAGTGGGACGATACTCAGTGTTTCCACTACGGCCTTGTTAGGGACAGGAGAGGTTGTCACGATTGAGCTGCATCAACAAGCTGCTGAATTGGATGCTATGTTGGCGTTGTTGTTTCGAACATTTCTGATAGCCACAGTTTTAGGTGCTGTTCTTCTATTCACCTCTAATTTCATCTTAGGGCGACAAGTGACAGCTCCCATTGAGCGCTTAATCGGTCACATGCGATCAAATCGAGAACAAGGGACCTACCAAGTCGTGGCCGTAGAAGAAGATAAGAAAGATGAACCTGCCCAAATGAGTCGAGAGTTTAATGCCATGATGGAAAAATTAGAGGAAAACTATGTGAAGCAGGAACAGTTTGTCTCCAATGCTGCACATGAATTAAAAACACCGTTAACGATTATTGAAAGTTATGCCAACCTATTAAAGCGTCGCGGAACGGCTGATGTCCACGTGACCGCAGAAGCGATTGAAGCCATTACTTCTGAAACCGAGCGAATGAAATGGTTGATTGAACAGTTTCTTGAATTAGCCAGAAGCCAACAATCGTTGGATGTTGAGTTAGAAGAACTTGATGTTGTTCCCCTAGTTACGGCATTAGTGGAACAGCTCCAACGTGTTTATGGTCGTGACATTCAGCTTTCAAGCCCGGAGAAAGTGATGCACAAGACAGATCCGGCAAGGCTTCGACAATTGCTTACCGTGATTATCGACAATGCCCAAAAGTATAGTGAACAACCTATTCGAATCGACATCGACATGCAGCAAATTCGGATACGTGACGAGGGAGAGGGAATACCGCAATCAGCCATTCCTCATTTATTTGATCGCTTTTATCGAGTGGACCAAGCGCGCACTCGTTCAAAAGGGGGCAGTGGAATTGGTCTAGCCATCGCAAAAGAACTAGCTACTCAACTTGCCATGACTATTGAGGTTCAAAGTAAAGAGGGCGTCGGCACAACTGTGCTTTTAACATTTGACTGA